In one Winogradskyella sp. MH6 genomic region, the following are encoded:
- a CDS encoding DUF1456 family protein produces the protein MTNNDIFKKLRVAHKLRDEDIVKILELVDFRISKSELNAFFRREDHPKYMECGDQILRNFLNGLIIHLRGPMPKPQKKKE, from the coding sequence ATGACAAATAACGATATTTTTAAAAAGCTAAGAGTTGCTCATAAACTTAGAGACGAAGACATTGTAAAAATCTTAGAACTTGTAGATTTTAGAATTTCTAAAAGTGAACTTAATGCTTTTTTCAGACGTGAGGATCACCCTAAATATATGGAATGTGGAGATCAGATTCTAAGAAATTTCCTCAACGGATTAATTATCCATTTAAGAGGTCCAATGCCAAAACCACAAAAAAAGAAGGAATAA
- a CDS encoding alpha/beta hydrolase: MRFSHFLLIFYLLFCFKTEAQSTASKQVTTFTIEAPQLDTLKTIWVYLPKNYKNSEKAYPVVYMHDAQNLFDDETSYVGEWKVDEYLDTLTQNESIIIGIEHGNEKRIDELTPYKHEKYGGGHGDTYITFIKNTLKPHIDVAYRTQPEAENTTIFGSSLGGLISFYAAIKYPETFGKAGVFSPSFWFSEKIYDLVKSVDISTTSKFYFLVGDRESDTMVPDLDRMVELLKSKGVNDNQIESHIIKDGQHNEKLWSENFAAAYDWLFTKQD; this comes from the coding sequence ATGCGTTTCAGCCATTTTTTATTAATTTTTTATCTACTATTTTGCTTTAAAACTGAAGCGCAAAGTACTGCTTCTAAACAGGTTACAACTTTTACTATAGAAGCACCTCAACTCGATACTCTAAAAACAATTTGGGTGTACTTACCAAAGAATTATAAAAATTCTGAAAAAGCGTATCCTGTGGTTTATATGCATGATGCTCAAAATTTATTTGATGATGAAACGTCCTATGTTGGAGAATGGAAAGTAGATGAATACCTAGATACGCTTACACAAAACGAAAGTATTATTATTGGTATTGAGCATGGTAACGAAAAGCGTATTGATGAGTTAACACCTTATAAACATGAAAAATACGGAGGTGGTCATGGCGACACCTATATTACGTTTATAAAAAACACACTTAAACCTCACATAGATGTTGCCTACAGAACACAACCTGAGGCTGAAAACACTACAATTTTCGGGTCATCACTTGGAGGACTCATATCTTTTTATGCGGCTATTAAATATCCTGAAACCTTTGGTAAAGCTGGTGTATTTTCACCTTCTTTTTGGTTTAGCGAAAAGATTTACGATTTAGTAAAATCTGTTGACATATCTACAACTTCAAAATTCTATTTTTTAGTTGGTGATAGAGAAAGTGACACAATGGTACCAGATTTAGACAGAATGGTAGAATTATTAAAATCTAAAGGAGTTAACGACAATCAAATAGAGAGTCACATTATAAAGGACGGCCAACATAATGAGAAATTATGGTCAGAAAATTTTGCAGCAGCTTATGATTGGCTATTTACAAAACAAGACTAA
- a CDS encoding TerB family tellurite resistance protein: MINRAEKLSLLSEMIAFAQTDENIKTIEYNFLFSIAKQLDISKEDFEYLFKHPVTYVHLKTHSERIVQFHRLVLLMNLDHKVSPKQLAKIHNFGLRMGLSHESINRVLDLMDSFPNKIVPPDFLIDIFKVQYN; the protein is encoded by the coding sequence ATGATCAACCGTGCTGAAAAATTGAGTTTGCTTTCTGAGATGATAGCTTTTGCTCAGACAGATGAAAATATAAAGACTATTGAGTATAACTTCTTATTTAGTATAGCCAAGCAACTGGATATTTCTAAAGAAGACTTTGAATATCTTTTTAAACATCCTGTGACTTATGTGCATTTAAAAACGCATAGTGAGCGTATTGTTCAGTTTCATAGATTGGTACTTTTAATGAATTTAGACCACAAGGTTTCTCCTAAACAGTTGGCAAAGATTCATAATTTTGGATTACGTATGGGCTTGAGCCATGAATCTATAAATAGAGTTTTAGATTTAATGGACAGTTTTCCTAACAAAATTGTTCCTCCTGATTTTTTAATTGATATATTTAAGGTTCAGTATAACTAG
- the uvrB gene encoding excinuclease ABC subunit UvrB, which produces MRFKIESEFKPTGDQPEAIKQLAGGITQGERYQTLLGVTGSGKTFTVANVIEEVQRPTLVLAHNKTLAAQLYSEFKQFFPNNAVEYFVSYYDYYQPEAYIPVSGVYIEKDLSINEEIEKMRLSTTSSLLSGRRDVLVVASVSCLYGIGNPVEFQKNVITLERDQVISRTKLLHQLVQSLYSRTEAEFKNGNFRIKGDTVDVFPGYSDNAFRIHFFGDEIEEIEAFDPYSNEVIERYDRLNIYPANMFVTSPDVLQNAIRDIQDDLVKQHDYFKDIGKHLEAKRLKERTEFDLEMIRELGYCSGIENYSRYLDGRAPGTRPFCLLDYFPDDYLMVVDESHVTISQVHAMYGGDRSRKENLVEYGFRLPAAMDNRPLKFEEFEALQNQVIYVSATPADYELQKTDGVYVEQVIRPTGLLDPIIEVRPSLNQIDDLIEEIQERVEKDERTLVTTLTKRMAEELVKYLTRIAIRCRYIHSDVDTLERVEIMQDLRKGIFDVLVGVNLLREGLDLPEVSLVAILDADKEGFLRSNRSLTQTVGRAARNLNGKAIMYADTITKSMQQTIDETNYRREKQIAYNTVNNITPKALNKSLDSALAKNSVSTYKTELDAKLAAEPESEYLTKAQLEKKIREKRKQMEQAAKALDFMEAAKFRDEITAYQEKLEKLKVK; this is translated from the coding sequence ATGCGCTTTAAGATAGAATCAGAATTTAAACCTACAGGAGACCAACCCGAAGCTATAAAACAATTAGCTGGTGGCATTACACAAGGTGAACGCTACCAAACCTTACTTGGTGTAACGGGATCTGGAAAAACATTTACCGTTGCCAATGTCATAGAAGAAGTACAACGACCAACTTTGGTATTGGCGCACAATAAAACCTTAGCTGCGCAATTGTACTCTGAGTTCAAACAGTTTTTCCCTAATAATGCTGTTGAATACTTTGTATCCTATTACGACTATTACCAACCAGAAGCTTATATTCCTGTTTCTGGTGTTTATATAGAAAAAGATTTATCTATAAACGAAGAAATTGAGAAGATGCGATTGAGCACAACCTCTTCTCTACTCTCTGGACGTCGTGATGTGCTGGTTGTTGCATCAGTGTCATGTTTGTATGGTATTGGTAATCCTGTTGAATTTCAAAAAAACGTAATCACACTAGAGCGCGATCAGGTCATTTCAAGAACCAAACTTTTACATCAGTTAGTTCAAAGTTTATACTCTCGTACGGAAGCCGAATTTAAAAACGGAAACTTTAGAATAAAAGGAGATACTGTAGATGTCTTTCCTGGTTATTCTGACAATGCGTTCAGAATTCATTTTTTTGGAGATGAGATTGAAGAAATTGAAGCCTTTGATCCGTATTCTAATGAAGTGATTGAGCGTTATGATCGTCTAAATATCTATCCAGCCAACATGTTTGTAACCTCACCTGATGTGCTGCAAAATGCCATTAGAGACATACAAGATGATTTAGTAAAACAACACGATTATTTTAAAGATATAGGCAAACATTTAGAAGCCAAACGTCTTAAAGAACGAACTGAGTTTGACCTTGAGATGATTCGTGAGTTAGGCTATTGTTCTGGGATTGAGAATTATTCGAGATACTTAGACGGCAGAGCTCCTGGCACAAGACCGTTCTGTTTGCTTGACTATTTTCCAGATGATTATTTAATGGTTGTAGACGAAAGTCATGTTACCATTTCGCAAGTGCATGCCATGTATGGTGGTGATAGAAGTCGTAAAGAAAATTTGGTAGAATACGGTTTTAGATTGCCTGCTGCCATGGATAACAGACCTTTAAAATTTGAAGAATTTGAAGCGTTGCAAAATCAGGTCATTTATGTTTCAGCTACTCCAGCCGATTACGAATTACAAAAAACAGATGGAGTTTACGTTGAGCAAGTCATTAGACCTACAGGCTTATTAGATCCAATTATTGAGGTACGTCCTAGCTTAAATCAGATTGATGATTTAATTGAAGAAATACAAGAGCGTGTAGAAAAAGACGAACGTACTTTAGTTACAACATTAACAAAGCGTATGGCAGAAGAATTGGTAAAATACTTAACACGCATTGCCATTCGTTGTCGTTATATTCACAGTGATGTAGACACTTTAGAACGTGTTGAAATCATGCAAGATTTACGTAAAGGAATTTTTGATGTTTTGGTTGGTGTTAACCTATTGCGAGAAGGTTTAGACTTACCTGAAGTTTCTTTAGTGGCTATTTTAGACGCTGACAAAGAAGGTTTTTTACGTTCTAATCGTTCTCTAACCCAAACTGTTGGTAGAGCAGCGAGAAACTTAAATGGTAAAGCGATTATGTATGCAGACACTATTACCAAGAGTATGCAACAAACCATAGACGAGACTAATTACAGACGCGAAAAGCAAATTGCTTACAACACAGTAAATAACATAACACCAAAGGCATTAAACAAAAGTTTAGACAGCGCTTTAGCTAAAAACTCTGTTAGCACATACAAAACAGAACTCGATGCCAAATTAGCAGCAGAACCAGAAAGCGAATACCTAACTAAGGCTCAACTCGAAAAGAAAATAAGAGAAAAGCGCAAGCAAATGGAACAAGCCGCAAAAGCATTAGACTTTATGGAAGCGGCTAAATTTAGAGATGAAATTACAGCTTATCAAGAAAAACTAGAAAAGCTAAAAGTGAAATAG
- a CDS encoding choice-of-anchor L domain-containing protein, producing the protein MKQILRLVAFFISLSTYSQNIVVDSQTYTPQQLIEDILIDSNCITNINVTNVVGGDFGGNDQSYGYFDATGTSFPFESGIVLSTGRLINVPGPNDSLSDDDAANWAGDIDLETALNENQTYNATILEFDFTAVASQVSFRYLFASEEYQENNSNSCEYSDLFGFLIRPTTSQNQYENIALVPDTTIPVKVTTVTPGVPGSCPPQNEIYFGSYNGTNSPINFNGQTAVLTATANVVPNQSYHVKLVIADEQNYRYDSAVFLEAGSFQLSTDLGPNRLIATGNALCEGETLELNANNPSLSSYSWYKDGVLQETTPNCLNCGYYTVTEPGTYNVEVTILDDCISYGDIIVEYAPVPLGQDSILTECDVDTDGLTTYNLFDAESDLTINNNDLIVSNFFLTEDDALNDINPITDPISFQNTEAFQNVFARVVNTANCFDVVALELQTTNTIISIPDLGACDGMEMDGFATFTLSNIEASIIAQIPTGSEVSYFENLDDALNESNSLPNNYTNITADTQTIFVKIKNDNQCFSISTANLNVLYTPVLEADETLIYCTNTFPETITLHGGVLNDLPNNYYYEWYFNGALTDVDTSFNDINEAGNYTVIVTDPNGCSSSRTLTVNASETAIVESISIEGISPNNTITVNVIGSGFYDYAIDDINGFYQESNVFTNVPEGEHTIYINDRNGCGIVEETITIVGIPKFFTPNGDDVNDTWQIVGTNTNLNQIESLEIFDRYGKIMLQSYSGGFSWDGNYKGNPMPSSDYWFILKFRLDTSNYEIKGHFALKR; encoded by the coding sequence ATGAAGCAGATATTAAGATTAGTCGCTTTTTTTATTTCTCTATCTACGTACTCGCAGAATATTGTTGTAGATAGCCAAACCTATACTCCACAGCAACTTATAGAAGATATATTAATTGATAGTAATTGCATTACCAATATTAATGTAACCAATGTTGTTGGTGGTGATTTTGGAGGTAATGATCAAAGCTATGGCTATTTTGATGCCACAGGAACAAGTTTTCCTTTTGAAAGCGGTATAGTTTTAAGCACTGGTAGGCTTATAAATGTACCTGGTCCAAACGATAGTTTAAGTGATGATGACGCAGCAAATTGGGCTGGAGACATAGATTTAGAAACTGCATTAAATGAAAACCAAACTTATAATGCCACAATATTAGAATTCGATTTTACTGCTGTTGCATCACAGGTTAGTTTCCGTTATTTATTTGCTTCAGAAGAGTATCAAGAAAACAATTCTAATAGTTGTGAGTATTCCGATTTATTTGGCTTTTTAATCCGACCTACAACTAGCCAAAATCAATACGAGAATATTGCTTTAGTACCGGACACTACTATTCCTGTAAAAGTAACAACTGTGACTCCTGGTGTTCCTGGATCTTGTCCTCCTCAAAACGAAATCTACTTCGGCTCATACAATGGAACTAATTCACCAATAAACTTTAATGGTCAAACAGCTGTTTTAACTGCCACAGCAAATGTGGTTCCCAATCAGTCATATCATGTAAAGCTTGTTATTGCAGACGAGCAAAATTATCGTTACGACTCAGCTGTTTTTCTTGAGGCTGGTAGCTTTCAATTATCTACAGATTTAGGTCCAAACAGACTTATTGCTACTGGAAATGCATTGTGCGAAGGCGAAACTTTAGAGCTTAATGCTAATAATCCCTCGTTAAGTTCATATAGTTGGTACAAAGATGGTGTTTTACAAGAAACAACACCTAACTGTTTAAACTGCGGATATTATACAGTAACAGAACCTGGAACTTACAACGTTGAAGTCACTATTTTAGATGACTGTATTTCCTACGGAGACATTATTGTCGAATACGCTCCTGTCCCACTCGGTCAAGACTCAATTTTAACGGAATGCGATGTAGATACTGATGGTTTAACAACTTACAATCTGTTTGATGCTGAGAGTGATTTAACCATTAACAACAATGATTTAATTGTTTCAAATTTCTTCTTAACGGAGGATGATGCCTTAAATGATATCAACCCTATAACTGATCCAATAAGTTTTCAAAATACGGAAGCCTTTCAAAATGTATTTGCACGTGTTGTTAATACTGCAAATTGTTTTGATGTTGTTGCTCTAGAATTGCAAACTACAAATACTATAATTTCAATTCCAGATTTGGGAGCTTGTGATGGCATGGAAATGGATGGATTTGCCACATTCACGTTGAGCAATATTGAAGCTTCCATTATCGCTCAAATTCCCACAGGATCTGAAGTAAGTTATTTTGAAAATCTTGATGATGCGCTAAACGAAAGTAATTCTTTACCAAATAATTACACCAACATAACAGCTGATACACAAACCATTTTTGTAAAAATTAAAAACGATAATCAGTGTTTTAGCATTTCAACAGCAAATCTGAATGTACTTTACACTCCTGTATTAGAAGCAGACGAAACCTTAATTTATTGTACAAATACGTTTCCTGAAACTATTACACTTCATGGTGGAGTTTTAAATGATTTACCAAACAATTACTACTATGAGTGGTACTTTAATGGTGCTTTGACAGATGTTGACACCTCATTTAATGACATCAATGAAGCCGGAAACTACACGGTAATTGTAACCGATCCTAACGGTTGTTCATCAAGCCGAACACTAACAGTAAATGCATCTGAAACTGCTATTGTTGAAAGTATTTCCATTGAAGGTATTTCGCCAAATAATACAATTACCGTTAATGTTATTGGCTCAGGCTTTTACGATTATGCCATAGACGATATAAATGGCTTTTACCAAGAAAGCAATGTATTTACTAATGTCCCTGAAGGTGAGCATACGATTTATATAAATGATAGGAATGGCTGTGGCATCGTTGAAGAAACCATAACAATAGTCGGTATCCCAAAATTCTTTACACCAAATGGTGATGATGTTAATGACACTTGGCAAATTGTTGGCACCAATACAAATCTCAACCAAATTGAAAGCTTAGAGATTTTTGATCGCTACGGAAAAATAATGCTGCAATCCTATTCTGGTGGTTTTAGTTGGGACGGAAATTATAAAGGCAATCCTATGCCTTCAAGCGATTATTGGTTTATCTTAAAGTTTAGACTAGACACTTCAAACTACGAAATTAAAGGTCACTTCGCTTTAAAACGTTAA
- a CDS encoding T9SS type B sorting domain-containing protein has translation MTRNRTHTLLLFLLFVNFLFSQQIVTDNTLTPQQLIQNLVGDNCATVNNISSPYNGSVNNIISYGNFDRGTSSFPLESGIVLSTGSITNAGNSVITDNLNDGNINWETDPDVLNVLGIDRTLNATSIQFNFSTANNFVAFKYLFASDEYQQEYPCNFQDVFAILIRPAGSADPFVNIALVPDTTTEVSTYTIHPNINGFCEAVNEDYFQGYNLPATNFNGQTTVLMANAEVIPNEVYEIKFVIADHIDQRFDSAVFIEAEGFGGSIDLGPDQSVCGSNLTLDAEIDNPSAVYSWFLDGNLITGETNPTLLADQSGSYSVEISIPSSTNNCVLEDSIEIEIIPYQEAAPIEDLSVCDPAPSDGIYQFDFPLLKNDEILAELPSNNYNISYHLSIDDAQNNLNPLVGIYQNTEQEEIIFVRIESLNGDCLQIGSFNVTVSATPSTGDFSLFVCNDTIADPGVSNLNMFNIIMADGELERTVTYFLNEEDATNNVNPITEFPSFSEEPSYIVARVEFNNQTNSCFSLGYIYFDYITPPDLYTDTLILDACVDPDFEGTIDDIDYTYSTLPVFFDIEGYFDLIETSIFPGSSVRLNALMFLGNPMSYTLEQNSTFTIPLAVSFDNGNCYSPVTLRLYKNYLYEVIGPENTITKCDDQSNDGIEDFSFDDIREELLENIDADYSSNVYLAYYLTEDDRSNGVNAIDQSIPFTATSQDELFIDAYYTFNGVVSCRINSKVNFDVIPTINLDPVSIDYCGNTDPNTNTTTVILETITDNIREDFANTYNIIANVNIYETFEDAENLSNPLEETYNLSIGQSLFIRATNAFTGCYDITTLEFNITSAIEASNPEPLIICDEDQDLWSTINLENTLVDLYANNPDVTFSFYESFDDAIDELHEDLAITNPSNYNTSSKEIFIRAEIESENCFSILNFDILIYADPQLDTVSNFINCEVDPNVSSEFIFEDNDASIIGNQQGMQVLYFETEDDAIDRENAIDKTVPYFNVSNPQTIYVRLENEAENGCFKVAPMVIEVRETPDYNIPTDIFECDVNNTGLATTDLGNTINEIELGSTTPLNVSFHLTPLNAEVGTNAIALNHTATTNPQIIYARIENANSGCYNVETFNINTLSLPEVTYGQSLVACGNNFDTSVEWNLTEIELNILDGRQYNIDFTYFNSEIDAQNNVNAIGNPMAYTNTSSPETVYARVRNATTDCFSVVPFELIVNSPPEINQFGIYDICDNDTNTIDLHDIDLLLVDNTFNVLISYYQTVDDAENDNNALSTDYIYTNTIENLVARVEYTTTGCYAVYPFELRVNSLPVANQPDNIVECDDDFDGLLLVDLSQQDASILLGQNPDEFSVSYFTSEADVIENSNSLANPYVASNNEIIFARVDNGVTGCFSTTQFSVIINDKPFVAIDDQVLCLNDFPLVVSAETNNPLDSYEWSTNQTASSIEITSIGSYSVTVTNEFGCQTTSTFSVTESDSAEIDVVETVNFADPNNIIVTVTGIGNYLYQLNDQPFQTSGTFYNVPIGYNTVTIIDQNGCAQITREVLVIDTPKHMSPNGDGLYDTWHITGVETLPGTVIYIFDRYGKLLKTLLHTSPGWDGSYNGNPMPAGDYWYTAKVRQNDNYFEIKGHFALKR, from the coding sequence ATGACAAGGAATAGAACACATACTCTTCTCCTCTTTTTGTTATTTGTAAACTTTTTGTTTTCACAACAGATTGTTACGGACAACACACTTACTCCGCAACAACTTATCCAAAATTTGGTAGGTGACAATTGTGCTACTGTAAACAATATTTCATCACCTTATAATGGTAGCGTAAACAATATCATAAGCTATGGAAATTTTGACAGAGGTACTTCCAGTTTTCCTTTAGAAAGCGGTATCGTTTTATCTACAGGAAGCATAACAAATGCTGGTAACTCGGTTATAACAGACAATCTTAATGATGGTAATATCAATTGGGAAACCGATCCTGATGTGTTGAACGTTCTCGGTATTGACCGAACACTCAATGCTACTTCCATTCAGTTTAATTTTAGTACCGCTAATAACTTTGTAGCTTTTAAATATTTATTCGCTTCAGATGAATACCAGCAAGAATACCCTTGTAATTTTCAAGATGTATTTGCTATTCTCATAAGACCTGCTGGTAGTGCTGACCCTTTTGTTAACATTGCATTGGTTCCAGATACAACTACCGAAGTAAGCACCTATACCATTCACCCAAACATCAATGGATTTTGTGAGGCTGTTAACGAAGATTATTTTCAGGGCTATAACCTGCCTGCAACTAACTTCAATGGTCAAACTACCGTATTAATGGCTAATGCCGAAGTTATACCTAACGAGGTCTATGAAATTAAATTTGTAATTGCTGACCATATCGACCAACGTTTTGATTCTGCCGTATTTATTGAAGCAGAAGGTTTTGGTGGCTCTATAGATCTTGGACCAGACCAATCGGTGTGTGGTAGTAACTTAACCTTAGATGCCGAGATTGACAATCCTTCGGCTGTGTATTCATGGTTTTTAGATGGTAATCTCATTACTGGTGAAACCAATCCTACACTACTGGCTGACCAATCGGGTTCTTATAGTGTTGAAATTTCCATTCCTAGTTCTACGAACAACTGTGTACTAGAAGATAGCATTGAGATCGAGATCATCCCTTATCAAGAAGCTGCGCCTATTGAAGACCTCTCTGTCTGTGATCCTGCACCTAGCGATGGGATTTATCAGTTTGATTTTCCGTTATTAAAAAATGATGAGATTTTAGCTGAGTTACCTTCTAACAATTATAACATCTCTTATCATTTAAGTATAGATGATGCTCAAAATAACCTTAACCCTCTGGTTGGCATATACCAAAACACAGAACAGGAAGAAATCATTTTTGTTAGAATTGAAAGCTTGAATGGTGACTGTTTACAAATTGGAAGTTTTAACGTTACAGTAAGTGCAACTCCAAGTACAGGTGATTTTTCACTTTTTGTATGTAATGATACTATTGCTGATCCTGGTGTTTCTAATCTCAATATGTTTAATATTATAATGGCCGATGGTGAATTAGAAAGAACTGTCACCTATTTTTTGAACGAAGAAGATGCTACAAACAATGTTAATCCAATTACAGAGTTTCCAAGTTTTAGTGAAGAACCATCATATATTGTCGCAAGAGTTGAGTTTAATAACCAAACCAATAGCTGCTTCTCTTTGGGATATATATACTTTGACTATATCACACCACCTGATTTATATACTGATACACTAATCTTAGATGCGTGTGTTGATCCAGATTTTGAGGGAACTATTGATGATATAGACTATACATATAGCACACTACCTGTGTTTTTTGATATCGAAGGTTATTTTGACCTTATTGAAACATCCATATTCCCTGGATCCTCTGTTAGATTAAACGCTTTAATGTTTTTAGGCAACCCAATGTCCTATACTTTAGAGCAAAATTCTACATTTACTATTCCATTGGCAGTGTCTTTTGATAATGGTAACTGCTACAGCCCTGTAACTCTTAGACTATACAAAAATTACCTCTATGAAGTTATTGGGCCAGAAAACACCATTACTAAATGCGACGATCAGTCTAACGATGGTATTGAAGATTTCAGCTTTGATGACATAAGAGAAGAACTTTTGGAGAATATAGATGCAGACTATTCCTCAAATGTATATTTAGCATATTACCTCACAGAAGACGACCGAAGTAATGGAGTTAATGCTATAGACCAATCTATTCCTTTTACTGCAACCAGTCAAGATGAATTGTTTATAGATGCTTATTATACTTTTAATGGAGTTGTTTCATGTAGAATAAATTCAAAAGTGAATTTTGATGTAATTCCTACAATAAATTTAGATCCTGTTTCAATAGATTATTGTGGAAATACAGATCCAAATACAAATACTACAACCGTAATTTTAGAAACCATTACTGATAACATTCGAGAAGATTTTGCAAATACTTACAATATTATTGCTAATGTAAACATCTATGAAACATTTGAGGATGCTGAAAATTTATCCAACCCATTAGAAGAAACGTACAATTTAAGTATTGGACAATCTTTATTTATTAGGGCAACTAATGCATTTACTGGTTGTTATGACATTACCACATTAGAGTTTAATATTACTTCTGCTATTGAGGCAAGTAACCCAGAACCTTTAATAATTTGTGATGAAGATCAAGATTTATGGTCTACTATTAACTTAGAAAATACTTTAGTTGATCTTTATGCGAATAATCCAGATGTTACTTTTTCATTTTATGAGTCTTTTGATGATGCTATAGATGAGCTACATGAAGATTTAGCCATAACAAACCCAAGCAATTACAACACCTCAAGCAAGGAAATATTTATAAGAGCTGAAATTGAGTCTGAAAACTGTTTTAGTATTCTAAACTTTGACATCCTCATCTACGCAGACCCACAATTAGATACCGTTTCTAACTTTATCAATTGTGAAGTTGATCCTAACGTGTCTTCTGAGTTTATTTTTGAAGATAATGATGCTTCCATCATCGGCAATCAACAAGGTATGCAAGTCCTCTATTTTGAAACCGAAGACGATGCCATTGACAGAGAGAATGCCATTGACAAAACAGTGCCTTACTTTAACGTTTCCAATCCTCAGACTATTTACGTTAGGCTCGAAAATGAAGCTGAAAACGGTTGTTTTAAAGTAGCTCCTATGGTTATTGAGGTAAGGGAAACACCAGATTACAATATTCCTACAGATATTTTTGAATGCGATGTTAATAATACTGGTCTGGCAACAACTGACCTTGGCAATACTATCAACGAAATTGAACTTGGTAGTACCACTCCTCTCAATGTATCGTTTCACCTAACACCTCTAAATGCTGAAGTTGGCACCAATGCCATTGCGTTAAATCACACGGCAACAACGAATCCTCAGATTATATATGCCAGAATTGAAAATGCCAATTCTGGTTGCTATAATGTTGAGACTTTTAACATCAATACCCTTTCCTTGCCTGAGGTAACTTATGGACAATCCTTGGTGGCTTGTGGTAATAATTTTGATACTTCTGTTGAATGGAATTTAACTGAAATTGAACTCAACATTTTAGATGGTAGACAGTACAATATTGACTTTACTTATTTCAATTCCGAAATTGATGCGCAGAATAATGTGAATGCTATTGGCAATCCTATGGCTTATACAAATACCAGTAGCCCTGAGACAGTGTATGCTAGAGTTCGTAATGCCACTACGGATTGTTTCTCAGTTGTTCCTTTTGAGCTGATTGTCAACTCTCCTCCTGAAATCAATCAGTTTGGTATTTATGATATCTGTGATAATGATACCAATACTATAGACTTGCACGATATTGATTTGTTGTTGGTTGATAATACCTTCAATGTTTTAATCAGTTATTACCAAACTGTAGACGATGCCGAAAATGATAATAATGCTTTAAGTACAGATTACATCTATACAAATACTATTGAAAATCTCGTAGCAAGAGTTGAATATACTACCACAGGTTGTTATGCGGTTTATCCTTTTGAATTACGCGTTAATTCACTTCCTGTTGCCAATCAACCTGATAACATAGTAGAATGTGATGATGATTTTGATGGGTTATTACTCGTTGATTTATCGCAACAAGACGCTTCTATTCTTTTAGGTCAAAATCCTGATGAGTTCTCAGTGAGTTATTTTACTTCTGAAGCTGATGTTATTGAAAACAGCAACAGCTTAGCCAATCCATATGTAGCTTCAAACAATGAGATTATTTTTGCAAGGGTTGATAATGGTGTGACGGGTTGTTTCAGCACCACACAATTTTCGGTCATTATAAATGACAAACCTTTTGTAGCTATTGATGATCAGGTGCTTTGTCTCAACGATTTTCCTTTGGTCGTCTCTGCGGAAACCAACAATCCTTTGGATAGCTATGAGTGGTCTACAAATCAAACTGCTTCTTCTATTGAAATTACATCTATTGGGTCTTACTCTGTAACCGTAACCAATGAATTTGGTTGCCAAACCACATCTACATTTTCTGTAACGGAATCTGACTCTGCTGAAATTGATGTTGTCGAGACCGTTAATTTTGCCGACCCTAACAATATTATCGTTACGGTGACTGGTATTGGTAATTATCTCTATCAATTAAACGACCAGCCGTTTCAGACTTCGGGAACCTTCTACAATGTGCCTATTGGATACAATACCGTAACCATTATTGATCAGAATGGTTGCGCTCAGATTACCAGAGAGGTCTTGGTGATTGATACTCCTAAGCATATGTCTCCTAATGGTGATGGTCTGTACGATACCTGGCATATTACTGGTGTCGAAACGCTTCCTGGTACAGTAATCTATATTTTTGACAGGTACGGCAAACTGCTGAAAACGCTCTTACATACTTCTCCTGGTTGGGATGGCTCATACAACGGTAATCCTATGCCTGCTGGTGACTATTGGTACACCGCCAAAGTGAGACAAAACGACAACTACTTCGAAATTAAAGGACATTTTGCGTTAAAACGTTAG